atgcacagacgagcaccatctggggataaaaatgaatatatatacatggtgcccattcctaatacctaccaaaatttgcccaggtatgaaactaaaaagggccccacagatgttaagtcctaggtgacggggtttctttatgtaaaccaccccgtcaaagggaggcgtgtagccctgaggattaatctgttggtctgtataaaatgtctttttgataaagtgtgtaggctgcatagattaatagaaatttgcaatagctgtaacgcaagatacctagaaacttcgaggccagacatcctggcctatttcctctgtgacgctgaaagcaacctttaagacccttactcagaaaagtgataataggaaacaaacctacgcaaattgtctagggactttctgaatatctgctaacctttcacctagttaggtgcaaaaggacctaacaagtacaccacaagatacgtagatagttgtcattaatacgtatacaaaggtcagcctatgaaaacaggtaccctcacctttccatggggaaagacaaatttgggcataagaggaaggatttctccctataaaaggtgtgataatccaccattagagcaggcgatacatctctctgtttccttgtcgtctcaacctgcttcgaagccttttctcctatgaaagctgttaatactaagtcgtagtattgattcttctcaaagttgtgagtatgaacatattctcatttctgctagagcatttaggttaaaaaaaagagggttttactcataaccagtttctttgtaacttcctctagcaaaggtgtgaaatttactctagcgctgtagagtacatttataactgtataatatcatatcatatctcttaaaaaactgtgatattttgtaactttgtaatctcatactgcttttaacattttacatttacttcttgttttgttgattttaaataaaaggtcttgtttgactaaactctgtctctgtcctaattcctgtaatacaccccaatctccttgtattaaattctgtgaagcctaatTCAAGACAAACTTTATCTTctaatcacacatattggcgagccatacccaagttattaatatctattaattgttactaacattactaattaattagaaaattaattattacatataaccaaattaagtggataaattccactgtccctactaaccctccccaaatcaggcaacatgtcatcattgaaccgtcaatcatgccctccctccctccctgaaagcgcctgcgggcaatctgttcgtgcacttttctgctcagtgacagcgcgggcgccacagcacagcgagcacggagcccgctgcagttatggccattgtcaactcctcgcaccttatcgtccacctcttccacagtcagctgctgagaaatagggctacttttcaatggtgctgcgagcactggtggaccatgggggacgttttaccaacatcaacgtcgggtggccaggcaaagttcatgacgcgcgtgttttcaggaactctggtctgtttagacacctgcaggaaggtagtttcttcccggaccacaaaataactcttggggatgtgcagatgcctatagtgatcgtcggggacccagcctacccactaatgccctggctcgtgaagctctgtgcaggcgccttgcacagcgacaaggaactcttcaagtaccagcgagcagcgagcagcgtgacctgtgactgttcagtttctttacagagaagctgaacctgcccctgtttctttaccaagttactgttgactagcatctgcagttacataccccgtccaccccgcttcccccacttccaacacacgtttaaaaataaaatacatgttccactgtaactttacaaaggtttctttattgatgactttgcgttaaagggttgaaactgggacgcggactgtgctgggtagggtgtgcggtgatgtaaagaccgcctctaaacttgaggaatgacaggctcctgctcccagagcggtctgcagtgccggactggttgtttcaacggagcctgccatccctcctttttgggactctgtgtgtgggggctatgtggccttgtggcgggggaggacggatacagattcctctgctgcgtggctctgtggtccaggacagggaccgttgcatgagatctgtaacccccctcccccgctacaaagtgattgtcctgtccaattaccaacccccttccccccccttcaaacacagtctcctctaaaagaacatgacggaaacagtaattaacagaaaagtattttttattatcaactagacagttaggggatgaaactgggacaggggcttgggtgaggcgggaaggaaaggacttctcaaaatgtaGGGtaagagagcttttgggtacttgagcactctgctggggtgcagtgacagttttcatggcccctggcgcccctctttctggttattttgggtgaggggggtatgggactttgtggcgggggagggcggttgcagatacactgcaggggggctctgtcctcctgcctgcggtcctgcagaacatgcacaaggcaccggagcatctccgtttgctccctcattagcccaagcagcgtttgagttgcctgctggtcctcttgacgccacctctcctcctgttcgctgtgtgagcgctagtactgagagaggttctccctcccggggcatttcctgtgtggctggtcagagcatccaagctcggactgctgtccagagcgtcaacagagtggtgcactgtgggatagctcccggagctactaagtttgatttgcatccacacctagcctaattcgacatagccatgtcgaatttagcgctactctcctcgtcggggaggagtacagaatttgaactaaagagccctctatgtcgaattaaatggcttcgtggtgtggacgggtgcacggttaattcgaattaacgctgctaaattcaaattaaagtcctagtgtagaccaggccttagttggaGGTTCCTGTATAAACAGACTGGCTGTCATCTGAATTCCAGCTGGGGATGATTCTCAGAGgaggaaaagatataaaaatgagCAACAGAGGACACAAATCACCTCTGTCCCCACGTCTCTACTCGCAGCATCAACAACATCTGAAGAACAAACGAAGCATCACTGAACTGGGGGAGTGGTCCTGGCTGAAGGTCCATCCAGACTGCTGTGAGCATGTGGTGAGAACCATCAAGTTCACTTAGTTTGTTAAGTTTGGTGTTAGTTTGcactttaccttttatttctttgtaaccaattctggcTTTTACGCCTcatacttgtaatcacttaaaatctctctttctgtagttaataaacatgTATTATCATGTCTTTGAATATCTCTCCTTGTAAGAACACCTGAAACTACCTGAAACTGGGCCATGATTCTGGAAATGGGTGAGAAGGGAAACCCAGAGTCTAGCTGGTGTCGTGCAACTGTTTGGTTATTTCCAATAAAACGTAATGTGACTTTGTGCCTTCTTCATTACAGTCATCATTAAAAATCTTGATTGGCTGCTCTGATGGATTCCCATACAGCCCCATTAGCTCTTTGTTCAGCTGTGTCACTTTCATGGGCTCCAGGATGCTATTTGGCCTGTTCATTCCCAGGAAGGCGAAGGAGAATTTCTTGTTATTGTCTGAGTGCTCACAGCAAATGGCTGTTCAGATGTGGCTGGGCACCACCACCCTCTCTGCATCTCAGTTGATGTTCCTTTGTTTGTCATCCTTCTTAATGGGGATTTTATATTTTTCATTGGGCACTGCTCCAGTCTCTAGAAAGGGTTTCCCTTTCTGATTTTTCTCACAGCTGTTTGTTAACTGCGTCTTGAGATTTCGTTCTAGCTCATACCAATTGAAGCAGGGGTTCATGGGGACCGCATTGGTGAGTGTGAAGGTGGCTATTCGGCCTTGACCACACTGGAAGGAGTTTGGGTTCAGGTGTCCCCGGTCATAGTGTGTTCTCTCATAATCTTCATTGATGGCttgcttttctttcagtttttctTTGATGGATTGGTTTTCTTTCCGGTTTTTCTGTTTCATGTCTTGAAGCAGTTTTCCTTCCATCTCCATATTTGCCTCTGACAAACCAGCCAGCTGGAAATAGAGAAGGCCAGAGTCCTTACATTCAACTTGCATCAAAATGTCCATGACACACAGagcagcagggaatcaagggCAGAACCAATCTCTGTCTCTTGACTCGATATATTTTCATCACCCTTCTCTGAATCCCACTCTTTTCCTGCTTTATCTATTTGATTTACAGTGCCCAGCAAATGATTTAAGGCGCTGGCCAGTTCTCCCAGCAGGAGGAGCATTCGTACCTCCACTCTCCATGTGTCTCCTGGCCCAGATCATGGCTTGTCTTTGTCCTGGCCCAGATCACGGCATTATGGCACTTGCACAAACAGGACTAACATAAAACTAAAGCAGTGCATTCGGTATGAGAGAGGTGACTTATAAATGCAGTGCCCTGTGGTGCACACTATTGATACTGCATCCATAAAGAGGGGGAAAGGGTTGCTGGGGTCTCTATGGGGCAGAGTTACAGTTGTTTGGGTGCCTGAACTATGGATTGCCAGAGTTTTGAATGTCTGAGTTTCTTGTGCAGCaagtttaaccttaactctgaatttcttgaCTTTGTAATGGTTGTTTTTTACTAGCTAAAACATTCTCATAAAGATTTTTACCCTTCAGTTACTCATTTGATCTCAACTTCCCCTTTATGAACTTGTGGGGTTTGTTTGATTGACTGAGAAGAACAGTAGAAAGAGAAGAGAGTTACACACCCCACACATATCTCACAACATCCAACCAATAAGCAAAACTACACATTGACCTAATTTTTgcaatttatatttattaaaatatctcCCAATGGTATATAAATCTTCACTACCTGCTTTATAAAGTTAATGAGCTCTGACATTGTATAATGCTGAGACAAGGtgcatgaggtaatatcttttactggactatCCTCTGCTAGTGAAagaagagctgaagaagagctctgtgtaagctcgagagcttgtctctctcaccaacagaagttgatctaataaaagagattacttcacccaccttgtctccctaatatcctgggacaaacatgGCTACACAACACTGCAAACTACTCTATAATGCTGTCAGTTATTTTCCCTAGGAGATGTTCATCTaggacaaaaacaatgaggagtcctgtggcaccttaaagactaacaaatttatttgggcataagctttcatgggctggaacccacttcatgcatctgacaaagtgggctccatcctacgaaagcttatgcccaaataaatgtgttagtctttaaggtgccacaggactcctcattgttttggctgaaacagactaacatggctacccctctgaaacttgtcACCTGGGACAGTTGTGGCCTTTTCCAGCCTGTGACAGAATGTACCCCTgcgttcacaccctacacactattgtaataatctttgcacAAAAGACGTGTCTTctaaggtatcattttaaaactcGTAAGTTGCTGGTcaatattgtcctgataaaatatgtgtggcaacattgtgtgAGAAGTTCTAAGATTCCCCTGTATGGTGTTATTAATACATGTTCCAAaccacagccctgcccaaagaGAAgctggcaaacaggtctattctAAACAAAGGAATTACACATAGACACcctgtctcctgaatctcagctggaaatgcttctcaaagggGGGACAGGACTATCAAAAGAGGGAAACACCCCAAGacacccatctctctctgcccATTGTAATCACCaacctgtaaaccctgtatatgtaacccttctgccaggccgaaacaatagcagcaagggccgggttcaatacataggggtcccttccctacaacgtaatgcaaaaccagctcgagcccccacccagtgacctgggaaaatcttacacacacccctgggcgccttgaggaggcaatacttcccctctcgcaagcacagagtcttggtgtagcagaaaaggtttaattacatgagataaacaacaagcattacaTTGGGAAAATGCCttaactagagttcatagaccaaaccgtgagcaaagacccaccccaggaaattgggccgtgtccttctctctgggcccttgagtccagcaacccccaaatcacccacagtcccaaaagtcccacaatcccaaagtctctgtcccgggtcagtgcagccccagagctcgagagtctatctgcagaggtccccatccccagcctgggtagaaaggggcaccttacgtgattcggggccaactgccctgcctcttcataGGGTTCTGCTTCCgccagccatccccacaaactgctcagctccgcttgctctgtgggccgctccacccgtcccacagctgtccgctctaccagctgctctggtccaccagccatCCTTGCAAACTGTGTGGCTCCACTCACCCTGTggctccacaaactgctccactccgctctaccagctgctctgctccacagtattgcttcaggctcccccactagttaccacagtactcagtgctctcagctcagcaagtccagctctttagtgatttcagctcacagtaggggagccccagtgcaccattagcccaaagtgagttcagctcagtaatctgtatctagattcttaagagAATCAAAAATTAattctgacattccacagtggagagaagcataggtggaactggtgcttctggctcacacaagaagcctacACCACCAAGTACAAATATCTGTCCCCAGCCACTCCTAATTCACTGAgatttggaacccatgtcccttctatagcaagtgctatttagttgataatgaaaccctttatcataagacagttttgtagttcctcatttacttaatcagggtaacaacattttattcctcctgccccaataacaaagaaattggggatcccacagctgtgaaaataaacatcccaggctgctgtggggtgggagtgccaatgcaaataactgaaatatcAATGCAAATACTtcaaattcctttccacactccccataatttaccacaaGATGTCAGGgtagggctcatcctgactctgcttacatatatgatggaaaccatttcaagccatgGGCTGTGGCAGCACCCACAGTGTTCCTTGTTCCAGCAGCTATGGCATGCTGGGGAGAAAAGATTTGAACTTCGGTCTTTCCCCATTTGTGTAGAGTACCTTAGTTTCTGCATTTGGGACAGGTCTCTCAGTGTTCCCTGCTGAAGCTCTTCTACTGTGTATGAAAACTGTAATAGTCCTTAGGCCAGGGAGAGAGTGAGACTGActctagttcagtggttagagcatcaTGTGGGAAACTCAATAGGCCATCCCCGTGCTCCAACGCTGGGTGAATTATTCGTACATCGTGgaagagcttcaacaggagagactgagggagaccCACATCAGAGTGACCAGGCATCTCAGCCCTCTCTTGGGAGGGAGGATACCCAACTTCAAGTCCCTTCTCCGCATCAGGAAGAGGGTAGAAGTGAACCAGGCTCTCCTACATATCAGgggagtgctctaatcactggatTAAAGGGGTGACTTTCTCCACCCCCAACCCTTTTCTGTTTTTTGTGAGAAAAATCTAACTCCATGAAAGGGGGCACAGCTGTGAATCTTGTGTGAGGGGAAatgcctccctcctgccaagaCTCAGGCCTCTAAATCCctttgaggggcagggcttaggaaaCCCCCctttcctcagcatttcctattggctaatTTAGAAAGCTTCCTCCTCAGCAtgtggcttttgtggatcccattgtcAGGCACCCATGTCTCCCCATGCAGTGTACATGGACCCTGTACACCTCACTTGGGGCTGTTGTGGGTTCCATTAGGCTTCAGGCTGCCTATGCACTAGGTATTGCAATGCTGAGTCCAAGTCTCCTTTGTTCCCCTGTGGAAGGTCTCACTCAGGGCTGGAATCAGGCAGAGGAACTCTATGCCCATATGCGGGCTCTGGTACTTGGGACCATGGCAGAATCTcagcttgcatttaaaaaaagaataagtcTCTAGCTCTTGTGGTTGtacagaaaagcttgaaaatgtgactcgaATGGGATTGACACAGtgatgcctgcctgagtctgcagagagcctgaataGAGCTATGAACGGGAGCTGTCCCATACAGTGCAAGGGGAGTTaagtcccagcccctctgctctggggtccTTGCCAACCCCTCCCAtcagggggctctgtgtgtgccAAAAGGGCAGACCACAGTGGGCCTGTCCCCCCACCAAAGCAGAGAAACCCTGGCTGCCGGGAAAGTACTTGGAGCACTCAGCCACCATCCCCACCTCTCTGAGTTCAAAAGGATACCCTGAGAGGGGCCCTGCTGGTGCTCAGAGAGGGAAgaagggagccccagggccctaTACCTAAGGGATGGATCTCTgtgccacccccactccaggagGCAGAGGCATCAAGAGCTCCATGTTGTGGTGCCTAGATGAGACCCAGAGAGATTCAGACAGGAGAAAGACTGACCTGCAGCTCCACCTTCCATGTTTCTGAGGCTGTAtctgtgcaatttccttcatctATAGTGTAAGCTGACCAGACCGGGATTCGGCTTCTCTCATCGTAAAAGGTTGCAAAATGATGTTTCTCCATATTTCTGGCAAATGTTAGCTCTGTTTGTAGTGTCAAACCCTTGGGGCTCAATTCCTCTGTAGAAATAGCGTCTGCATTTACTGAAAGTGGGGACCAGTTCAGCCagcgccagcccagcccagagcaagGCAAAGCCCAGCAGTGCGAGGGGCCCCATGGCTCACAGTGTCAGAGCCAGTCCCTTTGCAGCTGCTACTTATCTCGTTCTTCGGAGAGCCACCTCCACTACCCATCTCAGGCTGAGTAATCTGTGGGCTTCCTGCCCAGGCCttcccaggggctgggctgggccatgcAGCCACATCCCTGAGCTGGCGCAATACAGGGCTTGATAAAGGCTGTGCAAATATTCGGTTCAGTTGAAAGTCCAGCAGACTGATTTTGGGTCAAGcccaaatgaaaatgtttcaaattttTTGGTGAAACTAAATGttgcaaaatgttttttgtttcatattgaacaaaatgtttcatttcaatttcatggtttttaaagtatatttaaatagttgtttaaaaaagaacATTGACAGGAAATCTGAAACAAAATGTCTTTccaaaacaaaaagttgaaacAATTAGTTGCGTAGAAATTCCAAAAGAAACTGTTCTGACATTTCCCCAcaattgttttcttttatttttttttcttttatttttttttactgaaaaaattaTACTACAGCAGCTCAGAATCAGAAATTGTTTTGGTTGACCTGGATCTGcatttttggaggaaaaaaggTTTTTCATCACAATCTTCCCAGCACAAACCTTCCAGGAGCTGAAGGCCGTGCAGGGAGCAAGCAGCTCATTCCCTCTCTGCAGCTGCAGGTTCTCTGCAATGGCTGACTCCTTTGGCTGGACGTGTGTTCAGTGGAGCCCAGATCCCCCCGTATAATGCCCTCACCCACCCCTGGACCAAATGTTACAGTGTCTGTGCAAAACCACTACAGCTGCAACAAACCAGAGTCCTGTGCCCAGACAGTTCCCCACAGCCATTTAAGGAGTAATCATTCGCTACCCCCACCACTGACCTACACCGATCACCCAGCAGTGAGTGCTATATACATCCACACAGACATACTCAGCCCAGCTAGACAAACATCCTGGGGGTACATCAGCACAGCAATGAAACCCCTGTggtactgagggcttgtctacactggcaacagcggcggctccaggcaacagcgcagcaagcgcatgcctggggcggcaagccgtgggggacAGCCTGtcggtccctgtgagggcagcagtcaggctgcctttggcggcatgcctgctggaggtctGCCGGTTCCgtggcttcggcggtaattcggcaacGGGGATGCTGAAGGAGCGACAccggaggacctcctgcaggcacgcctccGAAAGCCACCTCACTGccgtgcttggagcagcaaaaaacatagagccgcccctgactggcaAGTCACAGCGCAGTAACTTGCTGACTCAGGGGGTGAAAAagcacacccccacccactccccactcccgagcgcagcaagtttaAGTGCTGTAATGCGCCAGTGAAGACAGGCTTAGAGTGCTGGGAGCTGTGCTCAGAGCTAatccctcgtggaggtggattacatagggtgctgggagagctctctcccaagtGCTCGCGGGTGACCACACGAGCAGATCAAAGCGCTGCCActggagcgctcccgcagcagcgctttgaggTTTATGGTGTAGACTTAGCTTGAGTCTCAGAGCCTTGGTCAACTGCCTCTCGCTGTGGGCTTCAGCTGCAAGGCTAGAAACAGCCGGGTAGACGTTGGAACTTTGGCTGAGCCCTCCACcctcaccaggtttcagagcctgggttccagcttGATCCTAaatgtctacatggctatttttagtccCGGGAGCCCGAGTaggttgacccaggctctgagactcaattCCATGGGTTTTTTGCTTTTTGCCGTGTAGACGTATCCTGAGAATACAGACAGAGAATGAACACATGGTCACCTGAACAAGAGACTCCCAAACTGTCCTAAGCTACTCACCATGAGAACCACACATCCCATCAACCGAGGCCATAACACACAGGCAGCCCCCTACTACACCATAGTTGAGAACAACGAAATTCCTGAGACACGCAATCCCCTGGCCGATCACAGCCAGGCAGTGAACCTGAGGCTTGTCAGCATCTAAGAGCCCTGCCCGCCATGTCTCTCCAGCGAGTCCTTCTTACATCATTCCATGTCATCGTAGCGTCACCTGCCCCCAATCTCTGCATAAAGCAAAACCCCCCACACATAACTAGGGTCTGTGCTCACATGAGAAACTCCAACCCCCCTACCTGTACCATGTGAGGAACAGtatttcctttgatcagtttgGAATTTGCCTCCTTTATCAATAATCAAATGCCCCCAGTTCTTGCgttgtgggggagggagctgaTCTCCTGCCTCTGTCACATTCATTGTTTCATGTGCTTTTAGCAAGGCCCCTCTTATTTGCCTCCTGTAAGggaaacaatcccagtcttttcttCCTCTCTCATGTGTCATTCTCCTGGTCCATCTGCAAACCTCTTCTCCTCCTGCTAGATCTGCCTGCCCCTTTGTACACTGTCCCCA
The sequence above is a segment of the Mauremys mutica isolate MM-2020 ecotype Southern chromosome 12, ASM2049712v1, whole genome shotgun sequence genome. Coding sequences within it:
- the LOC123345203 gene encoding endonuclease domain-containing 1 protein-like, which produces MEKHHFATFYDERSRIPVWSAYTIDEGNCTDTASETWKVELQLAGLSEANMEMEGKLLQDMKQKNRKENQSIKEKLKEKQAINEDYERTHYDRGHLNPNSFQCGQGRIATFTLTNAVPMNPCFNWYELERNLKTQLTNSCEKNQKGKPFLETGAVPNEKYKIPIKKDDKQRNIN